A single genomic interval of Agromyces cerinus harbors:
- a CDS encoding NAD(P)-dependent alcohol dehydrogenase codes for MSTESRLPATSAITRTTMRAAVATRFGGPEVVHVAEVSRPEPGPGELLVRVRASTVSIADHRLRSRSVPRGLGAVVGPVIGFFRPKKPVLGMEASGVVESAGPGVTTFAPGDEVIVMRGARMGCHAEFVIVDADGEVAPKPANLSFEEAAAIVFGGHTALRYLDGVTIGPGSRVLVNGASGAVGSAVVQLAAARGAHVTAVTSGRNAELVRSLGANEVVDYTREDFAARDRSDEAPAEGDPSGDPRYDVIVECVGNAPFGRVAHLLRPGGALLLVIADLPGMLAAGMQSRRSGLVVDHRGGRMGREGMERLTALAESRELRPVIDRTFDLDEIVEAHRYVDTGRKRGSVVLRVG; via the coding sequence ATGTCCACCGAATCACGTCTGCCGGCGACATCCGCCATCACCCGAACCACGATGCGCGCCGCCGTCGCAACGCGCTTCGGCGGGCCCGAGGTCGTGCACGTCGCCGAGGTGTCGAGGCCCGAGCCGGGGCCCGGCGAACTCCTCGTGCGGGTGCGCGCCTCGACGGTGAGCATCGCCGACCACCGCCTGCGGAGCCGCAGCGTGCCGCGGGGCCTGGGGGCGGTCGTCGGGCCGGTCATCGGGTTCTTCCGGCCGAAGAAGCCGGTGCTCGGCATGGAAGCGTCGGGCGTCGTCGAATCCGCAGGGCCGGGCGTCACGACGTTCGCACCCGGTGACGAGGTCATCGTGATGCGCGGCGCGCGCATGGGCTGCCACGCGGAGTTCGTCATCGTCGACGCCGACGGCGAGGTCGCGCCGAAGCCCGCGAACCTCTCGTTCGAGGAGGCCGCCGCGATCGTGTTCGGCGGCCACACCGCCCTGCGCTACCTCGACGGGGTGACGATCGGGCCCGGCAGTCGGGTGCTCGTGAACGGCGCCTCGGGTGCGGTCGGGTCCGCGGTCGTGCAGCTCGCAGCGGCCAGGGGTGCGCACGTGACCGCCGTGACGAGCGGGCGCAACGCCGAGCTCGTGCGCTCCCTCGGTGCGAACGAGGTCGTCGACTACACCCGCGAGGACTTCGCGGCTCGCGATCGGTCGGACGAGGCTCCCGCCGAAGGTGACCCCTCCGGTGATCCCCGCTATGACGTGATCGTGGAATGCGTGGGCAACGCGCCGTTCGGCCGGGTCGCCCATCTGCTCCGGCCGGGCGGCGCGCTGCTGCTCGTCATCGCCGACCTGCCCGGCATGCTGGCCGCCGGTATGCAGTCCCGCCGGAGCGGCCTCGTGGTCGACCATCGCGGTGGTCGCATGGGGCGCGAAGGCATGGAGCGGCTCACGGCGCTCGCCGAATCAAGGGAGCTGCGGCCCGTCATCGATCGCACCTTCGACCTCGACGAGATCGTCGAGGCGCACCGCTACGTCGACACCGGCCGGAAGCGGGGGAGCGTGGTGCTCCGCGTCGGGTGA
- a CDS encoding HNH endonuclease signature motif containing protein — MNPLADALEEVRSSLLDVVHVGDPAGWSDDELLAATTAIEAVGRVVDAHRAACAAEIGERSRVELGGERLSTRRGCRTVAELVERVTQVAGVEARRRIALGAATRSRRSLTGDPLPARFPQVAAALADGALGADAAGTIVRELDATRRVADPSDLASAEHELVAAAIASGAAGPVRCSADELRVQAQVWAAFLDQDGAEPDDERTMRRRGFRLGRARDGLIPVSGELLPEVAGGLRRLFDAHLAPRSGGGFMTAEARADLDRNGEQRTAEQQRHDVVAAIIQAAARSGEHPSIGGTPPTVLVSVRATDLETGRGVAHADGIEIPVSLRAARQLICTGGMQRVAFDDHGRIIRLGSAERCFTPHQRRAIILRDGGCVIPGCSVPASWCEIHHVIPDVDGGPTHPDNGVLLCWFHHRTIESSGWGIRMIRGAPQIRPPAWLDPDGHWHPATKSPTRLADRLERRPGTAA, encoded by the coding sequence ATGAACCCACTCGCCGATGCACTCGAAGAGGTGCGATCCTCGCTCCTCGACGTCGTGCACGTCGGCGACCCCGCCGGCTGGTCCGATGACGAGCTGCTCGCCGCGACCACTGCGATCGAGGCGGTCGGCCGGGTGGTCGACGCCCATCGTGCGGCGTGCGCCGCCGAGATCGGCGAACGCTCGCGGGTCGAGCTCGGCGGCGAACGGTTGTCGACCCGGCGCGGCTGCCGCACCGTCGCCGAGCTGGTCGAGCGAGTGACGCAGGTCGCCGGCGTCGAGGCGCGGCGGCGCATCGCGCTCGGCGCCGCCACACGGTCGCGCCGCAGCCTGACCGGCGACCCGCTGCCGGCACGCTTTCCCCAGGTCGCGGCGGCGCTGGCCGACGGCGCGCTCGGGGCGGATGCCGCGGGCACGATCGTCCGCGAACTCGACGCCACCCGGCGGGTCGCCGACCCATCCGACCTCGCGAGCGCCGAGCACGAACTGGTCGCGGCGGCCATCGCATCAGGTGCCGCCGGCCCGGTGCGCTGCAGCGCAGACGAACTCCGAGTCCAGGCGCAGGTGTGGGCGGCGTTCCTCGATCAAGACGGCGCGGAGCCCGACGACGAACGTACGATGCGACGACGGGGCTTCCGGCTCGGCCGGGCACGCGACGGACTCATCCCCGTCAGCGGCGAGCTCCTGCCCGAAGTCGCGGGCGGGCTGCGGCGCCTGTTCGACGCGCACCTCGCACCTCGATCGGGCGGCGGCTTCATGACCGCCGAAGCCCGTGCTGACCTCGATCGCAACGGTGAGCAGCGAACCGCCGAGCAGCAGCGCCACGACGTGGTCGCGGCGATCATCCAGGCCGCCGCCCGCTCGGGCGAACACCCGAGCATCGGCGGCACCCCGCCCACGGTGCTCGTCAGTGTTCGCGCCACTGACCTCGAGACCGGACGCGGCGTCGCACACGCCGACGGCATCGAGATCCCCGTTTCGCTCCGTGCGGCACGGCAGCTGATCTGCACCGGCGGCATGCAGCGGGTCGCCTTCGACGACCACGGCCGCATCATACGACTCGGCTCAGCCGAGCGCTGCTTCACCCCGCACCAGCGCCGTGCGATCATCCTCCGCGACGGCGGCTGCGTCATCCCGGGCTGCAGCGTGCCGGCGTCGTGGTGCGAGATCCACCACGTGATCCCCGACGTCGATGGCGGCCCCACTCATCCTGACAACGGGGTGCTGCTCTGCTGGTTCCACCACCGCACGATCGAGAGCTCGGGGTGGGGCATCCGCATGATCCGCGGCGCACCGCAGATCCGTCCACCCGCATGGCTCGACCCCGACGGCCACTGGCATCCCGCGACGAAGTCACCGACGAGACTGGCCGACCGACTCGAACGAAGACCCGGCACCGCCGCGTGA
- a CDS encoding TetR/AcrR family transcriptional regulator: MPQRSVVRPQLTRESVLQAALQLADRDGIEALTMRALAEQLGVEAMSIYYHLPNKDAILDGLVEVVFAEIEHEVGGFAPPPATDASSWAPALRARILGARRVLLRHPWLPNVMNARGASGPNAMRHVDGVVGIMRAGGMSHDLIHHSLHAVGSRMYGYVQELSDDGPAPAPRELEQLAALAPHLAAMLAEVVHDDPESTLGWCDDQTEFEFGLDLLLEGLELRRAAQPT, translated from the coding sequence ATGCCGCAACGGTCCGTCGTGCGCCCCCAGCTCACTCGCGAGAGCGTGCTGCAGGCCGCCCTGCAACTGGCCGACCGTGACGGCATCGAGGCGCTCACGATGCGCGCCCTCGCCGAGCAGCTCGGCGTCGAGGCGATGTCGATCTACTACCACCTGCCCAACAAGGACGCGATCCTCGACGGTCTCGTCGAGGTCGTCTTCGCCGAGATCGAGCACGAGGTCGGCGGCTTCGCACCTCCCCCCGCAACGGATGCCTCGAGCTGGGCGCCCGCCCTCCGCGCGCGCATCCTCGGTGCAAGGCGCGTGCTGCTGCGGCATCCGTGGCTGCCGAACGTCATGAATGCGCGCGGTGCCTCGGGGCCGAACGCGATGCGCCACGTCGACGGCGTCGTCGGCATCATGCGGGCCGGCGGCATGTCGCACGACCTCATCCACCACTCGCTGCATGCCGTCGGCAGCCGCATGTACGGCTACGTGCAGGAGCTCAGCGACGACGGCCCGGCTCCGGCACCGCGAGAGCTCGAGCAGCTCGCCGCACTCGCCCCGCACCTGGCCGCGATGCTCGCCGAGGTCGTGCACGACGACCCCGAGTCCACCCTCGGCTGGTGCGACGACCAGACCGAGTTCGAGTTCGGGCTCGACCTGCTGCTCGAGGGCCTCGAGCTGCGCCGGGCGGCGCAGCCCACCTGA